In one window of Erythrolamprus reginae isolate rEryReg1 chromosome 1, rEryReg1.hap1, whole genome shotgun sequence DNA:
- the LOC139165033 gene encoding olfactory receptor 5G9-like, with amino-acid sequence MAKTNCTLVYEFILLGFAGSPELQIVLFIFFLIIYFITLLGNFGMFLLIQIDSRLHTPMYFFLSNLSLLDFCYSSVVTPKMLIDFVTESKSISLSKCAAQMWFFAFFVAAEAYLLASMAYDRYVAISNPLLYMVIMSRKTCLLLLVPPCFAGLLNAMTHTVMTFQLTFCKSEINHFFCDIPAVISLSCSDTQINKMVLFFMSFAQGSISGIFIVISYIYIVCAILKIRSVEGQRKAFSTCSTHLTAVSIFFVTLFCIYVRPTRSFIPNQGKLFSVFYTVVIPMLNPLIYSIRNKEVQASIRRVIRRKRLPSILS; translated from the coding sequence ATGGCAAAGACAAATTGCACCTTAGTGTATGAATTCATACTACTTGGATTTGCTGGGTCACCCGAATTACAGATTGTGCTCTTCATTTTCTTCCTCATAATTTATTTCATTACCTTGCTGGGAAATTTTGGGATGTTCCTGTTAATCCAGATAGACTCTCGACTTCACACCCCCATGTACTTCTTCCTTAGTAACCTGTCATTGCTTGACTTTTGCTATTCTTCTGTGGTCACCCCAAAGATGTTGATAGATTTTGTAACAGAAAGCAAGAGCATTTCCTTAAGCAAATGTGCAGCGCAAATGTGGTTTTTTGCCTTCTTCGTGGCTGCTGAGGCTTATCTCTTAGCCTCCATGGCATATGATCGGTATGTAGCTATTTCTAATCCATTGCTTTATATGGTTATAATGTCTAGGAAAACCTGTCTGCTACTTTTAGTTCCACCTTGTTTTGCTGGACTATTAAATGCCATGACACATACAGTTATGACTTTCCAATTAACGTTCTGCAAATCCGAGATCAATCATTTTTTCTGTGATATCCCTGCTGTCATATCCCTCTCCTGCTCTGACACACAAATCAACAaaatggtcctttttttcatgtCCTTCGCTCAGGGCTCCATCAGCGGCATTTTCATTGTTATCTCTTACATATATATTGTTTGTGCCATCCTGAAGATCCGGTCAGTGGAGGGTCAGCGGAAGGCTTTCTCCACCTGTTCCACCCACCTCACTGCTGTTTCCATCTTCTTCGTCACCCTCTTCTGTATATATGTGCGACCCACCCGTAGTTTTATACCAAACCAAGGCAAGCTGTTTTCTGTGTTTTATACAGTGGTCATCCCCATGTTAAACCCATTGATCTACAGCATAAGGAACAAGGAAGTACAAGCTTCCATAAGGAGAGTGATCAGAAGAAAAAGACTTCCATCAATCTTGAGCTAG